A segment of the Superficieibacter sp. HKU1 genome:
GCTGCCGGACTGCCGACCGCCAAGCATCTGCATGGTGCCACCAATATTGACCACCACCTCTGTGGTGTATTTATCCTGGCCGGCCTGATCGGTCCATTTGCGTGTGCGCAGCTGGCCCTCGATGTAAACCTGGGAGCCTTTACGCAGATATTCACCCGCAATTTCTGCCAGCTTGCCGAAAATAACCACCCGATGCCATTCGGTCACTTCTTTCTGTTCACCGGACTGCTTATCGCGCCAGCTCTCAGACGTGGCCAGCGAAAGGGTGGCAACTGCGCTGCCGTTAGGAATATAACGAACTTCAGGATCCTGGCCGAGGTTTCCGACAAGAATAACCTTGTTAACGCCGCGTGAGGACATAATCATTTCTCCTGTAAGGAATAAAGGAACACCCCGCGAACGGGGTGTGTCAGGTGCGCATCAGAATGAGTTTTCTGCGTAGTTTTGTTGTGCGGCAGAGCCATTCTGCGGCGGCACGGAGTCAGATTTTTCAGTCTTGTAAACCATTTCCTGGCCTATTTTGATCCAGTCCACCTTTATCAGGCGGGCTTTCAGACTGACGCGCTGTTCGCCGGCATGGTCGCCCTTGTTCAGCGTAAATATGTCCGTGGACGGGTTACTCAGGTTAAAGCCCAACAGGACTTTCTTGTCTTCATCGACGGCTTTCTGGCAGCGGGCGATAAGGCTGGTTGCCTCTTTACCTGCGACAGAAATGTCAAAACGGACGTAGGCC
Coding sequences within it:
- a CDS encoding single-stranded DNA-binding protein, whose translation is MSSRGVNKVILVGNLGQDPEVRYIPNGSAVATLSLATSESWRDKQSGEQKEVTEWHRVVIFGKLAEIAGEYLRKGSQVYIEGQLRTRKWTDQAGQDKYTTEVVVNIGGTMQMLGGRQSGSGQNTSSRNDWGQPQQPSGPTHSGQASGSSAGAPPMDFDDDIPFIGFGYGVPKSAIHAL
- a CDS encoding STY4534 family ICE replication protein, producing MSANNTSASAKSEYFNLTIKGIGYLSNIRQVNHQNGSFLSCVINALSGPTDNPAYVRFDISVAGKEATSLIARCQKAVDEDKKVLLGFNLSNPSTDIFTLNKGDHAGEQRVSLKARLIKVDWIKIGQEMVYKTEKSDSVPPQNGSAAQQNYAENSF